In Lotus japonicus ecotype B-129 chromosome 5, LjGifu_v1.2, one genomic interval encodes:
- the LOC130719632 gene encoding uncharacterized protein LOC130719632: protein MAESASTNGSPTGDTTMVPTPTEPSSSSAKLDFHPALAVTNIKNNIPFKLELDKDHYAMWAELFEIHAHATQVLHHIIPQAGLEPPARTDASYARWATLDSTVKQWIYSTISFDLLATVMEKGSTAMATWNRIASLFEDNQNSCAVALDQDFISTRMEDFANVSAYCQRLKHISDQLRNVGAPVSDHRLVLQLVSGLTEPFRGVATLIRQSEPLPPFLKVRSMLILEESGLAKMSGPASQTVLHTSASRPQASVDSSQQRPTSSSDQGHFNHRYGSGHNRNYQGSSGKPKKKGGSRHPRSSGSSGSPAAPWRPPPQASWNPWGWAPPPGWAPPPWGMPPCPYPTSQWSRPMGPPQQPSVLGQRPQAYTATASPAPTDIAAAMHNMSLTPPDTTWYMDTDASSHTTASQGCTN from the exons ATGGCTGAATCCGCTTCTACCAATGGTTCTCCAACCGGTGACACCACTATGGTCCCCACGCCCACGGAGCCGTCGTCCTCTTCTGCCAAGTTGGATTTTCATCCGGCTCTTGCTGTCACtaatatcaaaaacaacattcctTTCAAACTTGAACTCGACAAGGATCATTATGCTATGTGGGCTGAATTGTTTGAAATTCATGCTCACGCCACTCAGGTGCTCCACCACATCATTCCTCAAGCTGGCTTGGAGCCTCCTGCGCGCACCGATGCTTCCTATGCccggtgggccactcttgactcTACTGTCAAACAGTGGATTTATTCCACTATCTCCTTTGATCTTCTCGCCACTGTTATGGAGAAAGGTTCTACTGCTATGGCTACTTGGAACCGTATAGCTTCtttgtttgaggacaatcaGAACTCTTGTGCTGTTGCTCTCGACCAGGATTTCATCTCCACTCGCATGGAAGATTTTGCCAATGTTTCGGCCTATTGTCAGCGTCTGAAACATATCTCTGATCAGTTGAGGAATGTTGGCGCCCCAGTCAGTGACCATCGTCTTGTTCTCCAGTTGGTCTCTGGTCTAACTGAGCCTTTCCGTGGTGTTGCCACCCTGATCCGTCAGAGCGAGCCTTTGCCTCCTTTCCTCAAGGTCCGCTCCATGCTGATTCTAGAGGAATCTGGTCTCGCCAAGATGTCAGGCCCTGCCTCTCAGACTGTTTTGCATACCTCTGCTTCCCGTCCACAGGCCTCCGTTGACTCTTCTCAGCAGCGCCCCACCTCCAGTAGCGATCAGGGCCACTTCAACCATCGTTATGGGTCAGGGCACAATCGCAATTATCAGGGTAGTTCTGGTAAACCTAAGAAGAAAGGTGGATCTCGTCATCCTAGATCTTCTGGCTCTTCTGGTTCCCCTGCTGCACCATGGCGCCCACCTCCGCAGGCATCCTGGAATCCCTGGGGTTGGGCTCCTCCCCCTGGTTGGGCTCCTCCCCCTTGGGGCATGCCTCCCTGTCCTTACCCGACATCTCAGTGGTCGCGTCCCATGGGTCCTCCGCAGCAACCCAGCGTTCTAGGTCAGCGTCCTCAGGCCTACACCGCTACTGCTTCTCCAGCACCCACTGATATCGCTGCTGCCATGCACAACATGTCTTTGACTCCTCCAGACACCACATGGTACATGGACACCGACGCCTCATCCCATACTACGGCATCTCAAG GTTGCACCAATTGA
- the LOC130719633 gene encoding uncharacterized mitochondrial protein AtMg00810-like, whose product MHQPLGFRDSQHPDYVCRLKKSLYGLKQAPRAWYQRFADYVSSIGFQHSSSDHSLFIFRRGTDIAYILLYVDDIILVASSHDLHNSFMALLASEFSMKDLGPLSYFLGIAVTRHAGGLFLSQSTYASEIIARAGMASCNPSATPVDTKQKLSSSSGTSCEDATLYRSLAGALQYLTFTRPDISYAVQQVCLHMHAPHTEHMLALKRVLRYVRDTLTYGLHLYPSPIAKLVSYTDADWGGCPDTRRSTSGYCVFLGDNLISWSSKRQPTLSRSSAEAEYRGVANVVSESCWIRNLLLELHFPLSQIKGKINAQSLSYS is encoded by the exons atgcatcaACCATTGGGTTTCCGCGACTCTCAGCACCCGGACTATGTCTGTCGTCTGAAAAAGTCTCTTTATGGTCTgaaacaggcgcctcgtgcttggtatcAGCGGTTTGCTGACTATGTTTCCTCTATTGGCTTCCAACACAGCAGTTCAGATCATTCCCTTTTTATCTTCCGGCGGGGTACTGACATTGCCTATATTCTGctctatgttgatgacatcatcctcgTTGCTTCTTCTCATGATCTCCACAACTCTTTTATGGCACTTCTTGCATCAGAATTTTCTATGAAGGATCTGGGTCCTctgagttatttccttggcatcgCTGTCACTCGGCATGCCGGTGGCCTATTCCTCAGTCAGAGCACTTATGCTAGTGAGATCATTGCCCGCGCCGGCATGGCGTCGTGCAACCCTTCTGCTACTccggttgacaccaagcagaagctcAGTTCTTCTTCTGGGACTTCTTGTGAGGATGCCACTTTGTATCGGAGTCTTGCTGGTGCATTACAGTACCTCACCTTCACTCGTCCTGACATTTCCTATGCTGTTCAGCAGGTGTGCTTGCACATGCATGCTCCCCACACCGAGCATATGCTTGCTCTCAAGCGTGTCTTACGCTATGTTCGTGACACTCTGACTTATGGTCTTCACttgtatccctcccctattGCGAAACTTGTTTCTTATACGGATGCTGACTGGGGGGGATGTCCTGACACCAGACGCTCTACTTCTGGCTACTGTGTTTTCCTCGGTGACAATCTTATTTCTTGGTCGTCTAAGCGGCAACCCACCCTCTCTCGCTctagtgctgaagctgaatacagGGGTGTTGCTAATGTTGTCTCCGAATCCTGTTGGATCCGCAATTTACTTCTAGAGCttcattttcctctttctcag ATAAAGGGCAAGATAAATGCACAATCATTATCATATTCATAG
- the LOC130719634 gene encoding uncharacterized protein LOC130719634 codes for MKNGHCSKFFPKKFVAATSFDSDGYPIYRRRDTKVTTIRKRVPLDNRFVVPYNPKLLMKYRAHINIEYCNKSNSIKYLFKYINKGVDRVTMSMSVQQPNKDKYEDVDEIKQYYDCRYLSPCEALWRLYSFEVHLKWSAVKNLIYHLPKKQVILFKEQQHIKNVLQRNRKKNSMFTAWMEANAQYPNAKGSGELYYLRLLLSYQRGCSSYEDLKSHKNQTYETFRDTCDAMGLLKDDREFIDGIHDVATRSSGAYVRNLFVTYLLGNTLSNPLNVWNQTWHELADGILYNLRKAHNQPDLVIEEHRLKDLCLMEIDKILMVNGKSLKDFAGMPRVEANTLTEYGNVLLLNELNFDTVEMSRLHAENFCKLNNGQSKIYHEIIDVVNADNGGFFFVYGYGGIGKTFLWKTLTYKLRSEKKIILNVASSGIASLLLPGGRTAHSLFSIPLSLNEDSCCGIPQGSPKAQLLQLTKLIIWDEAPMVSRYAFEALDRTLRDIMRFTIHDSCEKPFGGKVIVLGGDFRKILPVIPKGRRAEIVMSTINSSRLWRFCKVLNLTENMRLTTSTSTGSDEEIKRFAKWVLDVGDGNLGHYNDGESDVQIPNDLLIYKSSNPIADIVNLMYPDIVQNVGCVKYYSDKAILAPMLDAVDSINQYALSLFPGNEKTYLSSDSVWRVNEDIGIEADWLTTEFLNGIRCSGIPDHKLVLKEGAPVMLMRNLARLLDGGKHN; via the exons ATGAAGAATGGACATTGCTCAAAATTTTTTCCAAAGAAATTTGTTGCAGCAACTTCTTTTGACAGTGATGGTTATCCAATATACAGAAGGAGGGATACCAAAGTCACCACTATTAGGAAAAGAGTTCCTCTAGATAATAGGTTTGTTGTTCCTTATAATCCAAAGTTGCTGATGAAATATCGAGCACATATCAACATTGAGTATTGCAACAAATCCAACTCCATTAAATACTTATTTAAATACATTAATAAGGGAGTTGACAGGGTCACGATGTCCATGTCAGTGCAGCAACCGAACAAGGATAAGTATGAAGATGTTGATGAGATTAAACAATATTATGATTGCAGATATCTTTCCCCATGTGAAGCTCTATGGAGGTTATATTCATTTGAAGTCCATTTGAAGTGGTCGGCTGTAAAAAACCTCATCTACCACTTGCCCAAAAAACAAGTGATCTTATTTAAGGAACAACAACATATTAAGAATGTGCTTCAGAGAAATAGGAAGAAGAATAGCATGTTTACTGCTTGGATGGAAGCAAATGCTCAATATCCTAATGCCAAAG GATCTGGTGAGTTGTATTACTTGCGGCTTTTATTGAGTTACCAACGTGGTTGTTCAAGTTATGAAGATTTGAAAAGTCATAAAAATCAAACCTACGAAACTTTTAGAGATACATGTGATGCAATGGGGTTGTTAAAAGATGATCGCGAATTCATTGATGGTATACACGATGTAGCTACCCGTTCATCTGGTGCTTATGTCAGGAACTTATTTGTTACATATTTATTGGGAAACACACTAAGTAATCCCTTGAATGTCTGGAATCAAACATGGCATGAATTAGCTGATGGGATTTTGTATAATTTGCGGAAAGCTCATAACCAACCAG ATTTGGTTATTGAAGAGCATCGTCTTAAGGACCTTTGTTTAATGGAGATTGATaaaattttgatggttaatggAAAGTCTCTAAAGGACTTCGCTGGAATGCCTCGTGTTGAAGCTAACACACTAACTGAGTATGGAAATGTATTGCTACTCAATGAGCTTAATTTTGATACTGTTGAGATGAGTCGCTTACATGCTGAGAATTTTTGCAAGCTAAATAATGGGCAGTCCAAGATTTATCATGAAATTATAGATGTCGTCAATGCAGATAATGGAGGATTTTTCTTTGTATATGGATATGGTGGAATAGGAAAAACCTTTCTATGGAAAACTTTGACATATAAACTAAGATCTGAGAAAAAGATTATACTCAATGTTGCATCAAGTGGGATAGCATCTCTTTTACTACCAGGTGGTCGGACAGCACATTCATTATTTTCTATTCCCCTATCTTTGAATGAGGATTCATGTTGTGGGATACCACAAGGAAGTCCAAAAGCTCAATTGTTACAACTTACTAAACTAATAATTTGGGATGAGGCACCCATGGTTAGTCGCTATGCTTTTGAGGCATTAGATAGGACTCTACGAGACATCATGAGGTTCACAATCCATGATAGTTGTGAAAAACCATTTGGTGGAAAGGTTATTGTGTTGGGAGGTGATTTTAGGAAAATTCTACCAGTCATTCCCAAAGGTAGACGAGCTGAGATAGTTATGTCAACCATTAACTCTTCAAGGTTATGGAGGTTTTGCAAGGTTTTGAATTTAACTGAAAACATGAGGTTGACAACTAGCACAAGTACAGGGTCTGATGAGGAGATTAAACGCTTTGCCAAATGGGTTTTAGATGTTGGTGATGGTAATTTGGGTCATTATAATGATGGTGAGTCTGATGTTCAAATTCCTAATGATTTGTTAATCTATAAATCTTCAAACCCTATTGCAGACATTGTGAACTTAATGTACCCCGACATTGTTCAGAATGTGGGTTGTGTCAAATACTACTCTGACAAAGCAATACTTGCTCCAATGTTAGATGCTGTTgattcaatcaatcaatatgcTTTGTCATTATTTCCTGGAAATGAAAAAACTTATCTTAGCTCTGATTCAGTATGGAGAGTTAATGAGGATATTGGAATTGAAGCTGATTGGTTGACTACTGAATTTTTGAATGGTATTAGATGTTCTGGTATTCCTGATCACAAGTTGGTTCTAAAAGAAGGTGCACCTGTTATGCTCATGCGAAATCTAGCCAGACTTCTAGACGGAGGAAAACATAATTGA